The sequence TAAAAATTCTTCTTCTACACTACTCGTTAGGGTAGTTTGGTTGGCGACTAAATAGCTTTGGGAACCCGACAGCTCAAAATTTGACATTTTTCTTGAAATTAGACCTTATTGAGCAGGTCATCGTAGTGCCGCACTTCCAAGAGTCGGTTTTTTTCGTCTACTATGACAACCGTAGGAGAGTAATTTTTTAACTCTTCTGGAGTGAACTGCCCGTAAGTCATTATAATCAGGCGATCGCCCATAATGCCTAGACGTGCGGCAGCCCCATTTAACTCTATCACTCCGGAATTAGCTGGAGCCGGTATTGCGTAGGTAATAAAACGCTCACCATTGCTTTTATTTACTATCTGTACCTGCTCGTAGGGTAAGATACCAGATTTTTCTAACAGGATTTGATCGATGCTGATACTACCCACATAGTCCAGATTTGCGCCAGTGAGGGTGCAGTTATGAATTTTTGCCAAAAGGATAGTACGTTGCATTTGATTTTGGGATTTTGTCACAATTTTGGGAGGCAATTATGGAGGATAGGGTATTAGAAGGCCACTGCATTGCAAAGAAAAGTTGCTTGTGTATTTTCCCCCCGCTCTTGCAAACTTTGGCGGGTTTCCCGTATAGAGCGCAAGTGGCGTCATTGGGTATTAGCAATTGGTTATTTCTTCTCTCATCCCTAGCCCCTAGCCCCTATCCCCCATGCCTAATTAACCTTAAACAGCTTTGATGGACTTGTCTACCAATGCTTTTACTTGGTCAACATCTTGCCATCCGAGAATTTGAGTTACCTTTTTTTCCAGATTTTTATAACTGCGGAAAAATTCAGCAATTTCTTCTAAACGGTGGGGTGCTATGTCCTTCAAGGATTTTACTTGGGCGTAGCGTGGATCTTTGTCAGGTACAGCGAGAATTTTTTCGTCGCGATCGCCGCCGTCAATCATCTCTAGAAAGCCAATTGGTCGCGCGGCAATGATGCAGCCTGGGAAGGTGGGTTCATCAATGATCACCATACCATCTAATGGGTCGCCATCATCAGCTAGGGTGTTGGGTATAAACCCATAATCATAAGGGTATTTTACCGAAGAATAAAGCACTCGATCTAGGGCAAAGGCTTGTAAGTCTTTGTCGTACTCATATTTATTTTGGCTTCCACCAACGATTTCAATCAGAACGTTGATTAAACCTGGTTTTGGTTGGGCTGGTACGCGGGATAAGTCCACAGAAAAACTCCTCCGTATGGGTGAATTATGGGCGTGCTCTATATTGGCTCCCCGTGTAGAATTTTAGGGCCAAGATGGACTACTTCCCAAAGTTTTCGGTTCACAACGGCGGATGAGGTGGACTCGAAGGGGCCTAGTGCCTATATAGTAAATGTTCCCAATCAGGGACTGGGAACGAGATTAGGCTTTAAAGTTTAAAGTTTGTTGGAGACAAGGTGTTGTGTGTCTCAAACGATATAAGTTCTGGGTAAACAACAATATTTCATCACCAATATTGTTTGTGGTAGCTATTTCATGATGTTACTTCTACAGTCAACCACGGGATTTTTTGCAGGGTAAGTAATGAAGCTTGTAACTAGATTTCATGTCCAGATGAAATGTTGTTAACAAGTCTTATTTATTCTTGACTTTTT is a genomic window of Fortiea contorta PCC 7126 containing:
- the panD gene encoding aspartate 1-decarboxylase, with the protein product MQRTILLAKIHNCTLTGANLDYVGSISIDQILLEKSGILPYEQVQIVNKSNGERFITYAIPAPANSGVIELNGAAARLGIMGDRLIIMTYGQFTPEELKNYSPTVVIVDEKNRLLEVRHYDDLLNKV
- a CDS encoding inorganic diphosphatase, whose protein sequence is MDLSRVPAQPKPGLINVLIEIVGGSQNKYEYDKDLQAFALDRVLYSSVKYPYDYGFIPNTLADDGDPLDGMVIIDEPTFPGCIIAARPIGFLEMIDGGDRDEKILAVPDKDPRYAQVKSLKDIAPHRLEEIAEFFRSYKNLEKKVTQILGWQDVDQVKALVDKSIKAV